Proteins encoded in a region of the Homo sapiens chromosome 20, GRCh38.p14 Primary Assembly genome:
- the NCOA6 gene encoding nuclear receptor coactivator 6 isoform X19 has product MVLDDLPNLEDIYTSLCSSTMEDSEMDFDSGLEDDDTKSDSILEDSTIFVAFKGNIDDKDFKWKLDAILKNVPNLLHMESSKLKVQKVEPWNSVRVTFNIPREAAERLRILAQSNNQQLRDLGILSVQIEGEGAINLALAQNRSQDVRMNGPMGAGNSVRMEAGFPMASGPGIIRMNNPATVMIPPGGNVSSSMMAPGPNPELQPRTPRPASQSDAMDPLLSGLHIQQQSHPSGSLAPPHHPMQPVSVNRQMNPANFPQLQQQQQQQQQQQQQQQQQQQQQQQQQLQARPPQQHQQQQPQGIRPQFTAPTQVPVPPGWNQLPSGALQPPPAQGSLGTMTANQGWKKAPLPGPMQQQLQARPSLATVQTPSHPPPPYPFGSQQASQAHTNFPQMSNPGQFTAPQMKSLQGGPSRVPTPLQQPHLTNKSPASSPSSFQQGSPASSPTVNQTQQQMGPRPPQNNPLPQGFQQPVSSPGRNPMVQQGNVPPNFMVMQQQPPNQGPQSLHPGLGAGQANPNFMQGQVPSTTATTPGNSGAPQLQANQNVQHAGGQGAGPPQNQMQVSHGPPNMMQPSLMGIHGNMNNQQAGTSGVPQVNLSNMQGQPQQGPPSQLMGMHQQIVPSQGQMVQQQGTLNPQNPMILSRAQLMPQGQMMVNPPSQNLGPSPQRMTPPKQMLSQQGPQMMAPHNQMMGPQGQVLLQQNPMIEQIMTNQMQGNKQQFNTQNQSNVMPGPAQIMRGPTPNMQGNMVQFTGQMSGQMLPQQGPVNNSPSQVMGIQGQVLRPPGPSPHMAQQHGDPATTANNDVSLSQMMPDVSIQQTNMVPPHVQAMQGNSASGNHFSGHGMSFNAPFSGAPNGNQMSCGQNPGFPVNKDVTLTSPLLVNLLQSDISAGHFGVNNKQNNTNANKPKKKKPPRKKKNSQQDLNTPDTRPAGLEEADQPPLPGEQGINLDNSGPKLPEFSNRPPGYPSQPVEQRPLQQMPPQLMQHVAPPPQPPQQQPQPQLPQQQQPPPPSQPQSQQQQQQQQQMMMMLMMQQDPKSVRLPVSQNVHPPRGPLNPDSQRMPMQQSGSVPVMVSLQGPASVPPSPDKQRMPMPVNTPLGSNSRKMVYQESPQNPSSSPLAEMASLPEASGSEAPSVPGGPNNMPSHVVLPQNQLMMTGPKPGPSPLSATQGATPQQPPVNSLPSSHGHHFPNVAAPTQTSRPKTPNRASPRPYYPQTPNNRPPSTEPSEISLSPERLNASIAGLFPPQINIPLPPRPNLNRGFDQQGLNPTTLKAIGQAPSNLTMNPSNFATPQTHKLDSVVVNSGKQSNSGATKRASPSNSRRSSPGSSRKTTPSPGRQNSKAPKLTLASQTNAALLQNVELPRNVLVSPTPLANPPVPGSFPNNSGLNPQNSTVSVAAVGGVVEDNKESLNVPQDSDCQNSQSRKEQVNIELKAVPAQEVKMVVPEDQSKKDGQPSDPNKLPSVEENKNLVSPAMREAPTSLSQLLDNSGAPNVTIKPPGLTDLEVTPPVVSGEDLKKASVIPTLQDLSSSKEPSNSLNLPHSNELCSSLVHPELSEVSSNVAPSIPPVMSRPVSSSSISTPLPPNQITVFVTSNPITTSANTSAALPTHLQSALMSTVVTMPNAGSKVMVSEGQSAAQSNARPQFITPVFINSSSIIQVMKGSQPSTIPAAPLTTNSGLMPPSVAVVGPLHIPQNIKFSSAPVPPNALSSSPAPNIQTGRPLVLSSRATPVQLPSPPCTSSPVVPSHPPVQQVKELNPDEASPQVNTSADQNTLPSSQSTTMVSPLLTNSPGSSGNRRSPVSSSKGKGKVDKIGQILLTKACKKVTGSLEKGEEQYGADGETEGQGLDTTAPGLMGTEQLSTELDSKTPTPPAPTLLKMTSSPVGPGTASAGPSLPGGALPTSVRSIVTTLVPSELISAVPTTKSNHGGIASESLAGGLVEEKVGSHPELLPSIAPSQNLVSKETSTTALQASVARPELEVNAAIVSGQRHNQCGAIQAKKIQVNKQDCDLILGNVCDFYKEQF; this is encoded by the exons AGTCCAGCAAGCTAAAAGTACAGAAGGTGGAGCCCTGGAACAGCGTGCGTGTGACATTCAACATCCCCCGGGAAGCAGCGGAGCGGCTACGGATCCTTGCTCAGAGCAACAACCAGCAGCTTCGGGATTTAGGGATTCTCTCCGTTCAGATTGAAG GGGAAGGTGCTATTAACCTGGCTTTGGCTCAGAACCGAAGCCAAGATGTGAGAATGAATGGACCCATGGGAGCTGGAAATTCAGTTAGGATGGAGGCGGGATTTCCTATGGCAAGTGGTCCAG GAATAATAAGGATGAACAACCCTGCCACTGTTATGATACCCCCGGGTGGAAATGTGTCATCTTCCATGATGGCACCAGGCCCCAATCCAGAGCTGCAGCCCAGGACTCCTCGCCCTGCTTCTCAGTCAG ATGCAATGGATCCACTCCTCTCTGGGCTCCATATACAGCAGCAAAGTCATCCCTCAGGATCTTTAGCTCCCCCACATCACCCAATGCAGCCTGTCTCTGTGAACAGACAAAtgaacccagctaattttccccagctgcagcagcagcagcaacaacaacaacagcagcagcagcagcagcagcagcaacaacagcaacagcagcaacaacagttGCAGGCAAGACCCCCACAGCAACATCAGCAGCAACAGCCACAGGGAATTCGACCCCAGTTTACTGCCCCAACTCAGGTGCCTGTTCCTCCAGGCTGGAACCAGCTGCCTTCTGGAGCCCTTCAACCTCCTCCAGCCCAGGGTTCTCTGGGCACAATGACTGCAAACCAAGGGTGGAAGAAGGCTCCCTTGCCCGGCCCAATGCAACAGCAACTCCAGGCAAGACCATCCTTAGCCACGGTACAGACgccttcccaccctccccctcCATATCCCTTTGGCAGCCAGCAAGCCTCACAAGCCCACACAAACTTTCCTCAGATGAGCAACCCAGGCCAGTTCACAGCTCCTCAGATGAAGAGTTTGCAGGGAGGGCCCTCTAGGGTCCCAACTCCCTTGCAGCAGCCCCACCTCACCAACAAGTCTCCtgcctcctcaccctcctccttccAGCAGGGATCCCCTGCATCCTCCCCAACGGTTAACCAAACTCAGCAGCAGATGGGACCAAGGCCACCTCAAAATAACCCACTTCCCCAGGGATTTCAGCAGCCTGTCAGCTCTCCGGGTCGGAATCCTATGGTTCAACAGGGAAATGTGCCACCTAACTTCATGGTGATGCAGCAGCAACCACCAAACCAGGGGCCACAGAGTTTACATCCAGGCCTAGGAG CAGGACAGGCCAATCCGAACTTTATGCAAGGTCAGGTGCCTTCGACCACAGCAACCACCCCTGGGAATTCAGGAGCCCCTCAGCTGCAAGCAAATCAAAATGTCCAGCATGCAG gtggtcAAGGAGCTGGTCCTCCTCAAAACCAGATGCAGGTGTCCCACGGGCCGCCAAATATGATGCAGCCCAGCCTCATGGGAATTCATGGCAACATGAACAATCAGCAGGCTGGTACTTCTGGGGTTCCTCAAGTGAACCTCAGCAACATGCAAGGCCAGCCCCAGCAGGGCCCACCATCTCAGCTGATGGGCATGCACCAGCAAATCGTGCCCTCCCAGGGCCAGATGGTCCAGCAACAAGGAACCTTGAACCCTCAGAACCCTATGATCCTTTCAAGGGCCCAGCTTATGCCACAGGGCCAGATGATGGTGAACCCCCCGAGCCAAAATCTTGGGCCCTCGCCCCAAAGGATGACCCCACCCAAGCAGATGCTTTCCCAGCAGGGCCCACAAATGATGGCGCCACATAACCAGATGATGGGGCCTCAGGGGCAGGTTTTGCTCCAACAGAACCCAATGATAGAGCAGATTATGACCAATCAAATGCAGGGGAATAAGCAGCAGTTTAACACTCAGAACCAGTCCAATGTCATGCCGGGACCAGCCCAGATAATGAGGGGACCAACTCCAAACATGCAAGGAAATATGGTGCAGTTTACGGGACAGATGTCAGGACAGATGCTGCCCCAGCAAGGGCCTGTGAACAACAGTCCATCTCAGGTTATGGGCATTCAGGGACAGGTCCTGCGGCCACCAGGGCCCAGCCCACACATGGCCCAGCAGCATGGTGATCCTGCTACTACAGCAAATAACGATGTCAGTTTATCTCAGATGATGCCTGATGTTAGCATTCAACAAACCAACATGGTCCCCCCTCATGTGCAGGCCATGCAGGGAAACAGTGCCTCGGGAAACCACTTCTCAGGCCATGGGATGTCTTTCAATGCACCTTTCAGTGGAGCTCCCAATGGAAATCAGATGTCCTGTGGTCAAAATCCAGGCTTCCCAGTCAATAAGGATGTCACGCTAACGAGCCCATTGTTGGTCAACTTATTGCAGAGTGACATATCTGCAGGCCATTTTGGGGTaaacaataagcaaaataataCCAACGCAAATAAACCGAAGAAGAAGAAACCCCCTCggaagaagaaaaatagtcaGCAAGATCTAAA caccccAGATACTCGCCCAGCTGGTCTGGAAGAGGCTGATCAGCCACCGTTGCCTGGAGAACAAGGAATTAACTTGGATAACTCAGGCCCTAAACTGCCAGAATTTTCAAACCGGCCACCAG GTTATCCTTCTCAACCAGTTGAACAGAGGCCACTTCAGCAGATGCCTCCTCAACTCATGCAGCATGTGGCACCCCCACCACAGCCACcacagcagcagccacagccacaactgcctcagcagcagcagccaccacCTCCCAGTCAGCCACAgtctcagcagcagcagcagcagcagcaacaaatgATGATGATGCTCATGATGCAGCAGGATCCCAAATCAGTTAGGCTTCCAGTCTCTCAAAATGTCCATCCTCCAAGGGGCCCCCTGAACCCCGACTCCCAGAGAATGCCCATGCAACAGAGTGGCAGTGTGCCTGTCATGGTCAGTCTGCAAGGACCTGCCTCCGTGCCACCATCACCTGATAAACAAAGAATGCCAATGCCTGTGAATACTCCCTTGGGAAGCAATTCAAGGAAAATGGTCTATCAGGAGAGCCCGCAGAATCCTTCCAGCTCGCCACTGGCGGAGATGGCCTCACTCCCTGAAGCAAGTGGCAGTGAAGCACCATCTGTCCCAGGAGGCCCAAACAACATGCCTTCACATGTAGTACTTCCCCAGAATCAGTTAATGATGACAGGGCCAAAACCTGGACCATCGCCCCTTTCAGCAACTCAAGGTGCAACTCCCCAGCAACCCCCTGTAAATTCCCTGCCCAGCTCTCACGGCCACCACTTCCCAAATGTGGCTGCGCCAACCCAGACATCTAGGCCCAAAACACCAAACAGAGCCAGCCCCAGACCCTATTATCCTCAGACACCCAACAACCGCCCTCCCAGCACAGAACCTTCAGAAATCAGTCTGTCACCAGAAAGACTCAATGCCTCCATAGCAGGACTCTTCCCTCCACAGATTAATATTCCTTTACCTCCTAGGCCAAATTTAAACAGGGGCTTTGATCAACAAGGCCTAAATCCAACAACTTTGAAGGCCATCGGGCAAGCACCTTCAAATCTTACCATGAATCCTTCCAATTTTGCTACCCCACAAACTCACAAATTAGATTCTGTGGTAGTGAATTCTGGAAAGCAGTCTAATTCTGGAGCAACAAAACGGGCAAGTCCAAGCAACAGTCGCAGGTCTAGTCCTGGGTCCAGTAGGAAAACCACTCCAAGCCCTGGGAGGCAAAATTCAAAAGCCCCTAAACTTACTCTGGCCTCTCAGACAAATGCAGCCCTATTGCAGAATGTGGAGTTGCCGAGAAATGTATTGGTCAGTCCCACTCCTCTGGCCAATCCCCCTGTACCTGGGAGCTTTCCTAACAACAGTGGGCTGAATCCTCAGAATTCTACTGTGTCTGTGGCTGCAGTTGGGGGTGTTGTTGAGGATAACAAGGAGAGCTTGAATGTGCCTCAGGACAGTGATTGCCAGAATTCCCAGAGTAGGAAGGAACAGGTAAACATTGAACTAAAAGCAGTCCCTGCCCAAGAAGTTAAAATGGTTGTCCCTGAAGATCAGTCCAAAAAGGATGGGCAGCCTTCGGATCCTAACAAACTTCCCAGTGTCGAAGAGAACAAAAATTTGGTGTCTCCTGCTATGAGGGAAGCACCAACATCGTTAAGTCAACTTCTTGACAACTCTGGAGCTCCCAATGTGACAATTAAACCCCCTGGGCTTACAGATCTGGAAGTAACACCTCCAGTAGTTTCTGGGGAGGACCTCAAAAAAGCATCTGTCATTCCCACACTGCAGGATCTGTCTTCTTCTAAAGAACCTTCTAATTCCCTAAACTTACCTCACAGTAATGAGCTGTGTTCATCCCTTGTGCATCCCGAATTGAGTGAGGTCAGTTCTAACGTTGCACCAAGCATCCCTCCAGTAATGTCAAGACCTGTTAGCTCTTCCTCCATTTCCACTCCCTTGCCCCCAAATCAAATAACTGTATTTGTCACTTCCAATCCCATCACAACTTCAGCTAACACATCAGCAGCTTTGCCAACTCACTTGCAGTCTGCATTGATGTCAACAGTTGTCACAATGCCCAATGCGGGTAGCAAGGTTATGGTTTCTGAGGGACAGTCAGCTGCTCAGTCTAATGCCCGGCCTCAGTTCATTACACCTGTCTTTATCAATTCATCCTCAATAATTCAGGTTATGAAAGGATCACAGCCAAGCACAATTCCTGCAGCCCCACTGACAACCAACTCTGGCCTGATGCCTCCCTCTGTTGCAGTTGTTGGCCCTTTACACATACCTCAGAACATAAAATTTTCTTCTGCTCCTGTACCGCCTAATGCCCTCTCCAGTAGTCCTGCTCCAAACATCCAGACAGGTCGACCTTTGGTCCTTAGCTCACGAGCCACCCCTGTTcagcttccttcccctccttGTACGTCTTCTCCAGTTGTCCCTTCTCATCCCCCTGTGCAGCAAGTGAAAGAATTGAATCCAGATGAGGCTAGCCCTCAGGTGAACACCTCAGCAGATCAGAACACTCTTCCCTCTTCACAGTCAACCACAATGGTTTCTCCCCTTTTGACCAATAGTCCAGGGTCCTCTGGCAACCGGCGAAGCCCAGTCTCGTCTAGTAAGGGCAAAGGAAAAGTGGACAAAATTGGCCAAATTTTGTTGACCAAGGCATGTAAGAAAGTTACAGGCTCTCTTGAGAAAGGGGAAGAACAATATGGTGCAGATGGAGAGACTGAAGGCCAAGGGCTAGACACCACAGCTCCGGGGCTCATGGGAACAGAGCAGTTATCCACAGAGCTGGACAGTAAAACCCCAACGCCCCCAGCACCCACTCTGCTAAAAATGACCTCTAGCCCTGTGGGCCCGGGCACTGCCTCAGCAGGACCCAGCTTACCTGGCGGTGCTCTCCCCACCAGTGTACGCTCGATAGTAACCACTCTGGTACCCTCCGAGCTCATCTCCGCCGTACCGACCACAAAAAGCAATCATGGTGGCATAGCATCTGAGTCACTTGCGGGTGGCCTAGTGGAGGAGAAGGTGGGATCCCATCCAGAACTTCTACCCAGCATAG